In the genome of Myxococcota bacterium, one region contains:
- a CDS encoding response regulator, whose product MDEPTRAEGDDDRLNILLVDDQPGKLLTYETILAELGENLVKATSARTALAHLLRDDFAIVVMDVSMPDVDGFELASMIRQHPRCQKTAIIFVSAVHLSDLDRLKGYETGAVDYLQVPVVPEMLRAKIRVLADLHRKTNRLTRWNAELERRVEERTRELEASAARLRESEERFRSLSERMPHLVWESDAEGRVSYHNPRWYDYTGAPAEESLGERWLDYFHPDDREFALSEWRKAIATGGEYGLDIEVRLRREDGVYRWFRLTGEPVPDASGAVGKWVGTCTDVEERKRAEEGLREADRRKDEFLAMLAHELRNPLAPIRNTVKLLRQTGRSDGVSEWGRDVIERQVEQLTRLVDDLLDVSRITRGKIQLQLEPLDLATVVAGAVETSRPMIDTHRHTLHVELPRRPVPVLGDLVRLTQVVSNLLNNAAKFQEDGGEITVTAERQDDRAVIRVRDRGVGIAPEMLGKVFDLFAQVERSVARSEGGLGIGLSLVKSLVELHGGRIQASSAGRGRGAEFCVSLPCSVQRQRVPASESAAAPGSDAPLASALPVLIVDDNRDAAESLAMVLRLRGYDTTVCHDGQEAVEVAQRRQPRIVLLDLGLPGLDGFEVCRRLREHGLDKVYIVAITGYGQDDDRRRSREAGFDEHLVKPVDPDALMRRLEAVMSSGDPIH is encoded by the coding sequence ATGGACGAGCCGACCCGAGCCGAGGGCGACGACGATCGCTTGAACATCCTCCTGGTCGACGACCAGCCGGGGAAGCTGCTCACCTACGAGACGATCCTGGCCGAGCTGGGCGAGAACCTGGTGAAGGCCACGTCGGCGCGCACCGCGCTCGCGCACCTGTTGCGCGACGACTTCGCGATCGTGGTCATGGACGTGAGCATGCCCGACGTCGACGGCTTCGAGCTCGCGTCCATGATCCGGCAGCACCCGCGCTGCCAGAAGACGGCGATCATCTTCGTGTCTGCGGTGCACCTGTCGGACCTCGACCGGCTCAAGGGCTACGAGACCGGCGCGGTCGACTACCTGCAGGTGCCGGTCGTGCCCGAGATGCTGCGCGCGAAGATCCGCGTGCTCGCCGACCTGCACCGCAAGACCAACCGGCTCACGCGCTGGAACGCCGAGCTCGAGCGGCGCGTCGAGGAGCGCACGCGCGAGCTCGAGGCGTCGGCTGCACGCCTGCGCGAGAGCGAGGAGCGCTTCCGCTCGCTGTCCGAGCGCATGCCGCACCTGGTCTGGGAGTCCGACGCCGAAGGCCGCGTCAGCTACCACAACCCGCGCTGGTACGACTACACCGGCGCCCCGGCCGAGGAGTCACTCGGCGAACGCTGGCTCGACTACTTCCACCCCGACGACCGGGAATTCGCGCTCTCGGAGTGGCGCAAGGCGATCGCGACCGGCGGCGAGTACGGGCTCGACATCGAGGTGCGGCTGCGCCGGGAGGACGGCGTGTACCGCTGGTTCCGGCTCACGGGCGAGCCGGTGCCCGATGCGTCGGGGGCGGTCGGCAAATGGGTCGGCACCTGCACCGACGTCGAAGAGCGCAAGCGCGCCGAGGAGGGCCTGCGCGAGGCCGACCGCCGCAAGGACGAGTTTCTCGCCATGCTCGCCCACGAGCTGCGCAACCCGCTCGCGCCGATCCGCAACACCGTGAAGCTCCTGCGCCAGACCGGCCGCAGCGACGGCGTGAGTGAGTGGGGACGCGACGTGATCGAGCGCCAGGTCGAGCAGCTCACACGGCTGGTCGACGACCTGCTCGACGTCTCTCGCATCACGCGCGGCAAGATCCAGCTGCAGCTCGAGCCGCTCGACCTCGCGACCGTGGTCGCCGGCGCGGTGGAGACCAGCCGCCCCATGATCGACACGCACCGCCACACCCTGCACGTCGAGCTGCCCAGGCGCCCGGTGCCGGTGCTGGGCGACCTGGTGCGACTCACTCAGGTGGTGTCGAACCTCTTGAACAACGCCGCCAAGTTCCAGGAGGACGGTGGCGAGATCACGGTCACCGCCGAGCGCCAGGACGACCGCGCCGTGATCCGCGTGCGTGACCGCGGCGTCGGCATCGCGCCCGAGATGCTGGGCAAGGTGTTCGACCTGTTCGCCCAGGTCGAGCGCAGCGTGGCCCGCTCGGAAGGCGGCCTGGGGATCGGTCTGTCGCTGGTGAAGAGCCTGGTCGAGCTGCACGGCGGCCGCATCCAGGCCTCGAGCGCGGGGCGGGGGCGGGGTGCCGAGTTCTGCGTCTCGCTGCCGTGCTCCGTTCAGCGTCAGCGCGTGCCCGCCAGCGAGAGCGCGGCGGCACCGGGCTCCGACGCGCCGCTCGCCAGCGCGCTGCCGGTGCTGATCGTGGACGACAACCGCGACGCCGCGGAGAGCCTGGCGATGGTGCTCAGGTTGCGGGGCTATGACACCACCGTGTGTCATGACGGCCAGGAGGCCGTGGAGGTCGCGCAGCGCAGGCAGCCGCGCATCGTGCTGCTCGACCTGGGCCTGCCCGGGCTCGACGGCTTCGAGGTGTGTCGCCGGCTGCGCGAGCACGGTCTGGACAAGGTGTACATCGTGGCGATCACCGGCTACGGTCAGGACGACGACCGCCGGCGTTCGCGCGAGGCCGGCTTCGACGAGCACCTCGTCAAGCCCGTCGATCCCGACGCGCTGATGCGCCGGCTCGAGGCCGTCATGTCCTCGGGCGACCCGATCCACTGA
- a CDS encoding histidine phosphatase family protein — translation MELPFEAGHRRRIYLMRHGEAAYVDADGKLARDPRAVPLTARGRREAAAMGELLGGTHFDRAVCSGLARTVETAEIVLSDKRLPLERVTDLEEVRGGGAGGGAPITARDVAYSIWQAERPDGRFLNGESFIDLQKRVLGALDSLIAQPAWERMLIVAHGGVNRVILAWALGATLAVMPRIEQDTACLNVIDLDHDGDSRAVGRVCVRALNVTAGDPAKHEHWLTTLERQGQELDAFLRAGRKL, via the coding sequence ATGGAGCTGCCGTTCGAAGCGGGACACCGGCGTCGCATCTACCTCATGCGCCATGGCGAGGCGGCCTACGTCGACGCCGACGGCAAGCTGGCGCGCGACCCGCGCGCGGTGCCGCTGACCGCGCGCGGCCGGCGCGAGGCCGCCGCGATGGGCGAGCTCCTGGGCGGCACTCACTTCGACCGCGCCGTGTGCTCGGGTCTGGCGCGCACGGTCGAGACCGCCGAGATCGTGCTCTCGGACAAGCGCCTGCCGCTCGAGCGCGTGACCGACCTCGAGGAGGTGCGCGGGGGCGGCGCCGGCGGCGGCGCGCCGATCACGGCGCGCGACGTCGCCTACTCGATCTGGCAGGCCGAGCGCCCCGACGGGCGCTTCCTCAACGGCGAGAGCTTCATCGACCTGCAGAAGCGCGTGCTGGGCGCGCTCGACTCCCTGATCGCGCAGCCGGCCTGGGAGCGCATGCTGATCGTGGCGCACGGCGGCGTGAACCGGGTGATCCTGGCCTGGGCGCTCGGCGCCACGCTGGCGGTCATGCCGCGCATCGAGCAGGACACCGCCTGCCTCAACGTGATCGACCTCGATCACGACGGTGACTCGCGCGCGGTCGGGCGCGTGTGCGTGCGCGCGCTGAACGTCACCGCGGGCGACCCGGCCAAACACGAGCACTGGCTCACCACGCTCGAGCGCCAGGGCCAGGAGCTCGACGCGTTCCTGCGCGCCGGCCGGAAGCTCTGA
- a CDS encoding NAD(+)/NADH kinase, producing MSRAEKPTVGILANPLSGRDVRRVAARADTSTPQSKRNQVARIAIGAVAAGARRVLVMREPFRVSTSAIENLVLDAELESLDVGARLDAGDTARAAEAMRKAGCGAIVVLGGDGTNRALARIWPDAPLVPLSTGTNNVFPRLVEPTTAGAAAGLVASGAVELGEVSARAKCVRVEIDGEPDDFALVDAAFLVDDHVGNLLPFEPAKLRALVLARAEPTALGMSPIGGLLEPVGAADEAGLFVACAAPGASGRRLLAPVSAGLYRPVNVASHRRIALGETIELRGPGVLAFDGDRERKLGPDQRARLRVLRDGPCVIDVSRALHLAAQRGTFLDRAAWHDAYDEH from the coding sequence GTGAGTCGCGCGGAGAAGCCCACCGTCGGCATCCTGGCCAATCCGCTCTCGGGGCGCGACGTGCGCCGCGTGGCGGCGCGAGCCGACACTTCGACCCCGCAGAGCAAGCGCAACCAGGTCGCGCGCATCGCGATCGGCGCCGTCGCGGCGGGCGCGCGTCGCGTGCTGGTGATGCGCGAGCCGTTCCGCGTGTCGACTTCGGCGATCGAGAACCTGGTGCTCGACGCCGAGCTCGAATCACTCGACGTGGGCGCGCGGCTCGACGCGGGCGACACCGCGCGCGCCGCCGAGGCCATGCGCAAGGCGGGCTGCGGGGCGATCGTGGTGCTGGGCGGCGACGGCACCAACCGCGCGCTGGCGCGCATCTGGCCCGACGCGCCGCTCGTGCCGCTCTCCACCGGCACCAACAACGTGTTTCCGCGCCTGGTCGAGCCCACCACCGCGGGCGCGGCGGCGGGCCTGGTCGCCAGCGGCGCGGTCGAGCTCGGCGAAGTGAGTGCCCGCGCCAAGTGCGTGCGCGTGGAGATCGACGGCGAGCCCGACGACTTCGCGCTGGTCGACGCGGCGTTCCTGGTCGACGACCACGTGGGCAACCTCCTGCCCTTCGAGCCGGCCAAGCTGCGCGCGCTCGTGCTGGCGCGCGCCGAGCCGACGGCGCTGGGCATGTCGCCGATCGGCGGGCTGCTCGAGCCGGTGGGCGCCGCCGACGAGGCGGGCCTGTTCGTGGCCTGCGCGGCCCCCGGCGCGTCCGGCCGGCGCCTGCTCGCGCCCGTGTCCGCCGGCTTGTACCGCCCGGTGAACGTGGCGAGTCACCGGCGCATTGCGCTGGGCGAGACGATCGAGCTGCGCGGCCCGGGCGTCCTGGCCTTCGACGGCGATCGCGAGCGCAAGCTCGGCCCCGATCAGCGCGCGCGCCTGCGCGTGCTGCGCGACGGACCGTGCGTGATCGACGTGTCGCGCGCGCTGCACCTGGCCGCGCAGCGCGGCACCTTCCTCGACCGCGCCGCCTGGCACGACGCGTACGACGAGCACTGA
- a CDS encoding right-handed parallel beta-helix repeat-containing protein, giving the protein MPSLGTSLLRISCAFACAWSGAAAAKVIEVTAGEPIQAAVDRAEPGDTISVQSGTYSGTGGEALVHVRTSGLRLEASRAALLDAHGYRYAILVGEEAPVGPDGCAPVAVRGFALQGFTLRGASHAGLRLIGVDGFTVRDGAYLENGEYGVQARCSAHGLISRGFAAGHRNAGAQLADSDHLVLEDSALTENGVAALVENSSFSVVRHNQMFGNAAGVALLVRPRLPLPVTDHVRIAENAIVQNDLPNPVSPDADALGAIPSGAGILNAGADHVTIERNVVLGNHSFGVATVASPFAPADSRIDPFPDEQRVARNVILLNGHSPDPERAGPPGADIVFAPSVIDFGTREIVQADPDPSDDCFGENRFFTEYPTGVTSELTCP; this is encoded by the coding sequence ATGCCGTCCCTCGGTACGAGTCTGTTGCGCATCTCTTGCGCGTTCGCCTGCGCGTGGTCCGGAGCGGCGGCCGCGAAAGTGATCGAAGTCACCGCAGGAGAGCCGATCCAGGCGGCCGTCGACCGCGCGGAGCCCGGTGACACGATCTCCGTCCAGTCCGGAACTTACTCGGGCACGGGCGGCGAGGCGCTGGTGCACGTGCGCACCAGCGGCTTGCGGCTCGAAGCCTCGCGCGCCGCGCTGCTCGACGCGCACGGCTACCGCTACGCGATCCTGGTCGGAGAGGAGGCGCCGGTCGGCCCGGACGGCTGCGCGCCGGTGGCGGTGCGCGGCTTCGCGCTGCAGGGCTTCACGCTGCGCGGCGCCTCGCACGCAGGCTTGCGGCTGATCGGCGTCGACGGCTTCACGGTGCGCGACGGCGCATATCTCGAGAACGGCGAGTACGGCGTTCAGGCGCGCTGCTCGGCGCACGGCCTCATCTCCCGCGGCTTCGCGGCGGGTCACCGCAACGCGGGTGCGCAGCTCGCGGACTCCGATCACCTGGTGCTCGAGGACAGCGCGCTGACCGAGAACGGCGTGGCGGCGCTGGTCGAGAACTCGAGCTTCTCGGTCGTGCGCCACAATCAGATGTTCGGCAACGCTGCCGGCGTGGCGCTGCTGGTGCGGCCGCGCCTGCCGCTTCCGGTCACCGACCACGTGCGCATCGCGGAGAACGCGATCGTCCAGAACGACCTGCCCAATCCGGTCTCTCCCGACGCCGACGCGCTCGGCGCGATCCCGAGCGGCGCCGGCATACTGAACGCGGGCGCGGACCACGTGACCATCGAGCGCAACGTGGTGCTCGGCAATCACTCGTTCGGCGTCGCCACCGTGGCGAGCCCGTTCGCGCCGGCGGACTCGCGCATCGACCCGTTCCCCGACGAGCAGCGGGTGGCGCGCAACGTGATCCTCTTGAACGGGCACAGCCCGGACCCCGAGCGCGCGGGCCCGCCCGGCGCAGACATCGTGTTCGCGCCCAGCGTGATCGACTTCGGCACGCGCGAGATCGTTCAGGCCGACCCCGACCCGAGCGACGACTGCTTCGGTGAGAACCGCTTCTTCACCGAGTATCCGACCGGAGTCACCAGCGAGCTGACCTGTCCGTGA
- a CDS encoding GNAT family N-acetyltransferase, with the protein MRVAPLDDRAEIERFLRRSAPAHIYALADLDDAFFGDTRWFGARAADGEIRALCLVLEKLALPIVYAVAPPGDPDTLELLRALAPELPQRFFANLPLGFERALAESHEIAPLGEYQKLWLPRADALERSEVAGIERLGPGDAPELERFYAERAFGAGERLGFYARYMLELAPWFGLRERGELVCVAGVHVCSGRYGVAALGNVATAPAQRGRGLARAVCARLARELAARVPLVGLNVASANAPALRCYRALGFEPALRYAEAVLTRRAHPR; encoded by the coding sequence GTGCGCGTCGCGCCGCTCGACGACCGCGCCGAGATCGAGCGCTTCCTGCGCCGGAGCGCGCCCGCGCACATCTACGCGCTGGCGGATCTCGACGACGCGTTCTTTGGTGACACGCGCTGGTTCGGCGCGCGCGCGGCCGACGGGGAGATCCGCGCGCTGTGTCTGGTGCTGGAGAAGCTCGCGCTGCCGATCGTGTACGCCGTCGCGCCGCCGGGCGACCCGGACACGCTCGAGCTTTTGCGCGCGCTCGCGCCCGAGCTGCCGCAGCGCTTCTTCGCGAACCTGCCGCTCGGCTTCGAGCGGGCGCTCGCCGAGTCACACGAGATCGCGCCGCTGGGCGAGTATCAGAAGCTGTGGCTCCCGCGCGCGGACGCGCTCGAGCGGTCCGAGGTCGCCGGCATCGAGAGACTCGGTCCCGGCGACGCGCCCGAGCTCGAGCGCTTCTACGCCGAGCGCGCCTTCGGCGCGGGCGAGCGCCTCGGCTTCTACGCCCGCTACATGCTGGAGCTCGCGCCCTGGTTCGGCCTGCGCGAGCGCGGGGAGCTCGTGTGCGTGGCCGGCGTGCACGTGTGCTCGGGGCGCTACGGCGTCGCGGCACTGGGCAACGTGGCGACCGCGCCGGCGCAGCGCGGGCGCGGCCTGGCGCGCGCGGTCTGCGCCCGGCTGGCGCGCGAGCTCGCTGCCCGCGTGCCGCTGGTCGGGCTGAACGTGGCCAGCGCGAACGCGCCTGCGCTGCGCTGTTACCGCGCGCTGGGCTTCGAGCCGGCGCTGCGCTACGCCGAGGCGGTGCTCACGCGGCGCGCGCACCCGCGCTGA
- a CDS encoding PAS domain S-box protein: protein MDALARFRAWIEGAVAGDGDRGIPIAETVQWVSLVYGAGSLFSALAVVLAFPESSWRLWVSLFCVLLNAGSLWLVRRDHARAGAQLLVWSCWSSLLLALAMTRGVSIAAQSGLVLAICSAGLLLGRRTSLALAALSSLAGPVFGGLAAGLYSGEGSAPTFAYGLWLMQALIFFSAAALVSITVAHAERALTRAKRSESRFRALADNMQDVIIELDHPDRVAYANPAFLRRREIGPEQLSNMSLSDVIHPDDLAWVKREILKVRDSGSTARFTTRVLTTNGARQITEVTAGPITDADGTRRVVTVSRDVTAQRAIEDALRDSEERYRMLAEHAPDMITEFDEAGRMIYANRAAKDRGMLPERMADTPFGHWNHPEDVAKAVEAFNQTMATGRVTRLVHRALQKDGSYRWMTSSGAAFRTSKGQMRLVAQSRDISEELDLQEQLRQAQKMEAIGRLAGGVAHDFNNLLTVIGGYADVLRSSAADQHTQEAAREIGAAAERAAGLTRQLLALSRRQLAKSQVVDLNRQVRGLEPVLRRTLPERIELELVLDPDLPCVEADPSQLDQVLLNLALNARDAMPTRGRLRIETRRDPSGRLLHLLVSDTGIGMSEATRLRAFEPFFTTKALGEGTGLGLSTTYGIVRQAGGSISLDSAPGCGTRVVIELPAAQELPAGVTARPTVAAAAPAGFGAGVLVVEDDPSVRRLLTLLLESSGYRVFAAASGDEALRLADAGPLAVDLVLSDYVLPGISGVEVCLELRRRHPELRFVVMTGHAELPPVGAAGLPEGAELLGKPFTREQLEEALARQLAAA, encoded by the coding sequence ATGGACGCGCTGGCGCGCTTTCGCGCCTGGATCGAGGGGGCGGTGGCCGGCGACGGCGACCGCGGGATCCCGATCGCCGAGACCGTGCAGTGGGTGTCGCTCGTGTACGGCGCCGGGTCGCTCTTCTCTGCGCTGGCCGTGGTGCTGGCCTTCCCCGAGTCGAGCTGGCGCCTGTGGGTCAGCCTGTTCTGCGTGCTCTTGAACGCCGGGTCACTCTGGCTGGTGCGCCGCGACCACGCGCGCGCGGGCGCGCAGCTCCTGGTGTGGAGCTGCTGGTCCTCGCTCCTGCTCGCGCTCGCAATGACTCGCGGTGTCTCGATCGCGGCCCAGTCGGGGCTGGTGCTGGCGATCTGCTCCGCGGGTCTCTTGCTCGGCCGGCGCACCTCGCTGGCGCTGGCCGCGCTCTCGAGCCTGGCGGGGCCGGTCTTCGGTGGCCTGGCCGCGGGCCTGTACTCGGGCGAGGGCAGCGCGCCCACGTTCGCCTACGGCCTGTGGCTCATGCAGGCGCTGATCTTCTTTAGCGCCGCGGCCCTGGTCTCGATCACCGTCGCGCACGCCGAGCGCGCGCTCACGCGCGCCAAGCGCAGTGAGTCGCGCTTCCGCGCGCTGGCCGACAACATGCAGGACGTGATCATCGAGCTCGATCACCCCGACCGGGTCGCCTACGCGAATCCGGCCTTCCTGCGCCGGCGCGAGATCGGACCGGAGCAACTCTCCAACATGTCGCTCTCCGACGTGATCCACCCCGACGACCTGGCCTGGGTGAAACGCGAGATCCTGAAGGTGCGCGACAGCGGCTCGACCGCGCGCTTCACCACGCGCGTGCTGACCACGAACGGCGCGCGCCAGATCACCGAGGTCACCGCGGGCCCGATCACAGACGCCGACGGCACGCGCCGCGTGGTCACCGTGAGCCGCGACGTGACCGCTCAGCGCGCGATCGAAGACGCGCTACGGGACAGCGAAGAACGCTACCGCATGCTGGCCGAGCACGCGCCCGACATGATCACCGAGTTCGACGAGGCGGGGCGCATGATCTACGCGAACCGCGCCGCGAAGGACCGCGGCATGCTTCCCGAGCGGATGGCGGACACGCCCTTCGGCCACTGGAATCACCCCGAGGACGTGGCGAAGGCGGTGGAAGCCTTCAACCAGACCATGGCGACGGGGCGAGTCACGCGCTTGGTGCACCGCGCGCTGCAAAAGGACGGCAGCTACCGCTGGATGACCTCGTCGGGCGCGGCCTTCCGCACGTCGAAAGGGCAGATGCGGCTGGTCGCGCAGTCACGCGACATCAGCGAGGAGCTGGACTTGCAGGAGCAGCTGCGCCAGGCCCAGAAGATGGAGGCCATCGGACGCCTCGCGGGCGGCGTCGCGCACGACTTCAACAACCTCTTGACCGTGATCGGCGGCTACGCCGACGTGCTCCGCAGCTCGGCGGCCGACCAGCACACGCAAGAGGCGGCGCGCGAGATCGGCGCCGCCGCGGAGCGCGCGGCGGGACTCACCCGCCAGCTGCTCGCGCTCTCGCGCCGCCAGCTCGCGAAGTCACAGGTCGTCGATCTCAACCGACAGGTCCGCGGGCTCGAGCCCGTGCTGCGGCGCACGCTGCCCGAGCGCATCGAGCTCGAGCTCGTGCTCGATCCGGACCTGCCGTGCGTCGAGGCCGACCCGTCTCAGCTCGACCAGGTGCTCTTGAACCTGGCGCTGAACGCGCGCGACGCCATGCCGACCCGTGGCCGGCTGCGCATCGAGACCCGGCGCGATCCGAGCGGCCGCCTGCTCCACCTCTTGGTGTCCGACACCGGCATCGGCATGAGCGAGGCCACGCGCCTGCGCGCCTTCGAGCCGTTCTTCACCACCAAGGCCCTGGGCGAAGGCACGGGGCTGGGTCTCTCGACGACCTACGGCATCGTGCGTCAGGCGGGCGGGTCGATCTCGCTGGACAGCGCGCCGGGCTGCGGCACGCGCGTGGTGATCGAGCTGCCCGCCGCCCAGGAGCTGCCGGCCGGAGTCACTGCTCGTCCCACTGTGGCCGCCGCCGCTCCGGCGGGCTTCGGCGCAGGCGTGCTGGTGGTCGAAGACGACCCGTCGGTGCGCAGGCTGCTCACGCTCCTGCTCGAGAGCTCGGGCTACCGGGTGTTCGCGGCGGCCAGCGGCGACGAGGCGCTGCGGCTTGCCGACGCCGGGCCGCTGGCGGTGGACTTGGTGCTCTCCGACTACGTGCTGCCGGGCATCTCGGGCGTCGAAGTGTGTCTCGAGCTGCGCCGGCGCCACCCGGAGCTGCGCTTCGTGGTGATGACCGGCCACGCCGAGCTGCCGCCGGTCGGCGCCGCGGGCCTGCCGGAAGGCGCGGAGCTGCTCGGAAAGCCCTTCACGCGCGAGCAGCTCGAGGAGGCGCTGGCGCGCCAGCTCGCCGCGGCCTGA
- a CDS encoding alpha/beta hydrolase, whose translation MKYRKRDDGTRIAYEEAGTGSEPIVFVHGWCCDHRYFAPQFAHFSARHRVVALDQRGFGQSDKPEQKYTIEGFADDLAWLCGELRLERPVLVGHSMGGAIVTATAARHPALPRAIALCDPAIFFPAFMKSAIAPFIAGLASPDYRKVATEFVEQRLFIPADDPVRRARIVAEMCDTPQHVMHSAFDHLIAFDSEAAARAVKVPMLLIDAEPPIVERARFREACPNAVVSQTAGAGHFHQLEVPDQVNAMLERFLYSTR comes from the coding sequence ATGAAGTACAGAAAACGCGACGACGGGACCCGCATCGCCTACGAGGAGGCCGGCACCGGCAGCGAGCCGATCGTGTTCGTGCACGGCTGGTGCTGCGACCACCGCTACTTCGCGCCGCAGTTCGCGCACTTCTCGGCGCGACACCGCGTGGTGGCGCTCGACCAGCGCGGCTTCGGCCAGAGCGACAAGCCGGAGCAGAAGTACACGATCGAGGGCTTCGCCGACGACCTGGCCTGGCTGTGCGGCGAGCTGCGCCTCGAGCGGCCCGTGCTCGTGGGTCACAGCATGGGCGGCGCGATCGTCACGGCCACGGCCGCGAGACACCCCGCGCTGCCGCGCGCGATCGCGCTGTGCGACCCCGCGATCTTCTTTCCCGCGTTCATGAAGTCGGCGATCGCGCCGTTCATCGCCGGGCTGGCCTCGCCCGACTACCGGAAGGTGGCCACGGAGTTCGTCGAACAGAGACTCTTCATCCCGGCCGACGATCCGGTGCGGCGGGCGCGCATCGTGGCCGAGATGTGCGACACGCCGCAGCATGTCATGCACTCGGCGTTCGACCACCTGATCGCCTTCGACAGCGAGGCGGCCGCGCGCGCGGTGAAGGTGCCCATGCTGCTGATCGACGCCGAGCCGCCGATCGTCGAGCGCGCGCGCTTCCGCGAGGCGTGCCCGAATGCCGTGGTGTCTCAGACCGCGGGCGCGGGTCACTTCCACCAGCTCGAAGTACCCGACCAGGTGAACGCGATGCTGGAGCGGTTCCTCTACTCCACCCGGTGA
- a CDS encoding glycoside hydrolase family 172 protein, whose protein sequence is MFDSLDPSRIDLALDSRAVTFENPTGARGAGGQSHGGRKGAPSRRIEPGETVLLADLEGPGTIRHVWLTFPPARPERMRGLSLEVFYDGASEPSISVPALDFFGLPHGRPAAYASALLCAQEGRGFNSYLPIPFRRRIRIELTNHSARPTILYYQLDYTLEPSHSAETGLLHVSFRRENPTLLKRDFAIAEGLRGPGRYLGCAVGIRTLPQKHFGWYGEGELKIFRDGDGAHPTICGTGLEDYVGTAWGMGSHFAPYGGVPLDLRAPDSGPIPDFVSFYRWHVVDPVIFQRDLRVTIQQIGYAAIPLGASEAELESVERTNPAAGSGWLRDNPRVAAHGIAERVDDYCATAYVYCRDAQPVPRVDMKAATADIERRPYESPKPIEILMGTAAPGS, encoded by the coding sequence ATGTTCGATTCACTCGATCCCTCGCGTATCGACCTCGCGCTGGACTCGCGCGCGGTGACTTTCGAGAACCCGACGGGCGCGCGCGGAGCCGGCGGCCAGTCGCACGGCGGCCGCAAAGGCGCGCCCAGCCGGCGCATCGAGCCGGGCGAGACCGTGCTGCTCGCGGACCTCGAAGGCCCGGGCACGATCCGCCACGTGTGGCTGACCTTTCCGCCGGCGCGCCCGGAGCGCATGCGCGGTCTCTCGCTCGAGGTGTTCTACGACGGCGCGAGCGAGCCCTCGATCTCGGTGCCCGCGCTCGACTTCTTCGGGCTGCCGCACGGCCGGCCCGCGGCCTACGCCTCGGCCCTGCTCTGCGCGCAGGAGGGCCGCGGCTTCAACAGCTACCTGCCGATCCCGTTCCGCCGGCGCATCCGCATCGAGCTCACGAATCATTCGGCGCGGCCGACCATCCTCTACTACCAGCTCGACTACACGCTCGAGCCGAGTCACTCCGCCGAGACGGGGCTGCTCCACGTGTCGTTCCGGCGCGAGAACCCGACGCTCTTGAAGCGCGACTTCGCCATCGCCGAAGGCCTGCGCGGCCCGGGCCGCTATCTCGGCTGCGCGGTCGGCATCCGCACCTTGCCGCAGAAACACTTCGGTTGGTACGGCGAAGGCGAGCTCAAGATCTTCCGCGACGGCGACGGCGCGCACCCCACGATCTGCGGCACCGGGCTCGAGGACTACGTCGGCACGGCTTGGGGCATGGGCAGTCACTTCGCGCCCTACGGCGGCGTTCCGCTCGACCTGCGCGCGCCCGACTCGGGGCCGATCCCCGACTTCGTGAGCTTCTACCGCTGGCACGTGGTCGACCCGGTGATCTTCCAGCGCGACCTGCGAGTCACGATCCAGCAGATCGGCTACGCCGCGATCCCGCTGGGCGCTTCCGAGGCCGAGCTCGAGTCGGTCGAGCGCACCAATCCCGCGGCCGGCAGCGGCTGGCTGCGCGACAACCCGCGCGTCGCGGCGCACGGCATCGCGGAGCGCGTCGACGACTACTGCGCCACCGCTTACGTGTACTGCCGCGACGCCCAGCCGGTGCCGCGCGTCGACATGAAGGCAGCCACGGCCGACATCGAGCGCCGGCCCTACGAGTCACCCAAGCCGATCGAGATCCTGATGGGGACCGCGGCGCCGGGCAGCTGA
- a CDS encoding VTT domain-containing protein, protein MTRALLLAGVILAAGAAWWSGAYAHASPEQVAGLVGRAGLWGPAAFVALFVGAELIHFPGVLFVFAAAALWPARVAIPTAYLGALLASVTVFALARRVVPASALDRLPARVRRYESLLETHGLLTVLGLRLVLFMLPTVHWLLGASRVSPRDFMVGTALGLLPGVVGLTLLGRHAADHWDAAQPWLLGGAALVVALALLRESAARRRGPHQDLDRLG, encoded by the coding sequence TTGCTCGCGGGTGTGATCCTCGCGGCGGGCGCCGCCTGGTGGAGCGGCGCCTACGCGCACGCGAGCCCCGAGCAGGTGGCCGGGCTCGTGGGGCGCGCGGGCCTCTGGGGGCCGGCCGCCTTCGTGGCGCTGTTCGTGGGCGCCGAGCTGATCCACTTCCCGGGTGTGTTGTTCGTGTTCGCGGCCGCGGCGCTGTGGCCCGCGCGCGTGGCGATTCCCACCGCTTATCTCGGCGCGCTGCTCGCGTCGGTCACCGTGTTCGCGCTCGCGCGCCGGGTCGTGCCCGCCAGCGCCCTCGACAGGCTGCCGGCGCGTGTGCGCCGCTACGAGTCACTGCTCGAGACGCACGGTCTGCTCACGGTGCTCGGCCTGCGGCTCGTGCTGTTCATGCTGCCCACGGTGCATTGGCTGCTGGGCGCGTCGCGCGTCTCGCCGCGCGACTTCATGGTCGGCACGGCGCTCGGACTGCTGCCCGGGGTGGTCGGGCTCACGTTGCTCGGCCGACACGCGGCCGACCACTGGGACGCCGCGCAGCCCTGGCTGCTCGGCGGCGCGGCGCTCGTGGTGGCGCTGGCGCTGCTGCGCGAGTCAGCTGCCCGGCGCCGCGGTCCCCATCAGGATCTCGATCGGCTTGGGTGA